One genomic segment of Candidatus Methanoperedens sp. includes these proteins:
- a CDS encoding potassium channel protein: protein MFKFRISKSIIVYVSIFAFLVLFYSLAFLYLMHTYENKDWGFATAIYWIIGTMTTTGFGEIYFTTVIGHLFTIIVIISGVIMIFALLFPLVVTPGLERMFRKELPSKVPIDLKDHIIICCYNQLVETLISELEEYKIPFAVIDENERNIVQLISRKILCVHGDAADEDVLLNSNIFSARMLIANQNDEKNASIILTAKGLCNIKVISLVENRARAGYLKYAGADRVISPKNLFGIYIGRKAIDPLTDHLSGATRFFEDLSIVELPIYPRSILIGKKLKDAQIRARTGANVVGIWTGGILSLNPQPEDMIKENSILLAVGAEKQLEVLKKMTR from the coding sequence TTTCCTGTATCTTATGCATACATACGAGAACAAGGATTGGGGATTTGCAACCGCCATTTATTGGATAATTGGTACCATGACGACAACGGGTTTTGGTGAGATTTATTTTACTACTGTTATCGGGCATCTCTTTACAATAATTGTCATTATTTCAGGCGTGATCATGATCTTTGCCCTTCTTTTCCCTCTGGTAGTAACCCCAGGGCTTGAAAGGATGTTCAGGAAAGAGTTACCTTCGAAAGTCCCGATTGATCTGAAAGACCACATAATAATATGCTGCTATAATCAGCTCGTTGAAACTCTTATTTCAGAACTTGAGGAGTATAAGATCCCCTTTGCGGTCATCGATGAAAATGAAAGAAACATCGTTCAATTAATTTCCAGAAAGATACTATGCGTTCATGGGGATGCAGCAGACGAGGATGTGTTATTGAATTCCAATATCTTTTCTGCAAGGATGCTGATAGCCAATCAGAACGATGAAAAAAATGCCAGCATAATTTTGACGGCCAAGGGGTTGTGCAATATCAAAGTAATATCTCTTGTTGAGAACAGGGCACGGGCAGGATATCTGAAATATGCGGGAGCCGACCGGGTGATATCCCCAAAAAATCTATTTGGCATATACATAGGAAGAAAAGCTATCGACCCCCTTACCGATCATCTTTCCGGGGCTACCCGGTTTTTTGAAGACCTGAGCATTGTTGAACTTCCTATCTATCCCCGAAGCATTCTCATCGGGAAAAAATTGAAAGATGCACAGATACGTGCCCGGACGGGAGCAAATGTCGTCGGGATCTGGACCGGCGGCATATTATCATTGAATCCCCAGCCGGAAGATATGATCAAAGAGAATTCCATACTGCTCGCTGTGGGTGCCGAGAAACAGCTTGAAGTATTGAAAAAGATGACAAGGTGA
- a CDS encoding NAD-binding protein produces MDKHFILIGYGDVGMSIAKVLENAHVSFVVVDKNEAKFKDKGFRYVVGDAIDEDVLKRADLKRATSVIIVLNDDTDIIFTTLIARTLNPHCIIIARANSTKSIDKIYRAGADYVASLSIVAAQMLARIILGHEIEETIMMFEGLEIERYHVTRDSPLAGARIQDACIRSRIGCTIIGIEENEKTTTDIDPSIVIKEGMTLAIIGNNSQIEKFKEEYVKGS; encoded by the coding sequence TTGGACAAACATTTTATTCTCATCGGGTACGGCGACGTGGGAATGAGCATTGCCAAGGTTCTGGAAAATGCCCATGTGAGTTTTGTGGTCGTGGATAAGAATGAAGCTAAATTCAAGGATAAAGGATTTAGATACGTTGTCGGAGACGCGATCGATGAGGATGTTCTCAAGAGAGCTGACCTGAAAAGGGCAACGTCAGTTATAATAGTCCTGAATGACGACACGGATATCATTTTCACAACGCTCATTGCCAGAACCCTGAATCCTCATTGCATCATCATCGCCAGGGCTAATTCCACAAAGTCCATTGACAAGATTTACAGGGCAGGGGCAGATTATGTAGCATCCCTCTCTATCGTAGCCGCGCAGATGCTAGCGCGCATTATCCTCGGGCATGAGATCGAGGAGACAATAATGATGTTCGAAGGGCTGGAAATAGAACGATATCATGTGACGAGAGATTCCCCGTTGGCAGGGGCACGGATCCAGGATGCATGTATCCGCTCGAGGATAGGTTGCACAATAATAGGCATCGAAGAGAACGAGAAGACCACGACCGACATAGACCCTTCGATAGTCATTAAGGAAGGAATGACGCTGGCGATTATCGGGAACAATTCACAGATCGAAAAATTCAAGGAAGAGTACGTTAAGGGTTCATAA
- a CDS encoding 50S ribosomal protein L39e — protein sequence MTQKTKGKKKRLAKAQNQNQRVPAWVIVKTKRNVMTHPKRRHWRRSTLDV from the coding sequence ATGACCCAAAAGACAAAAGGTAAGAAGAAACGACTGGCAAAAGCACAGAACCAGAACCAGCGTGTCCCGGCATGGGTTATTGTGAAGACCAAACGGAACGTAATGACCCATCCAAAGAGACGCCATTGGAGACGCAGCACGCTGGATGTTTAA
- a CDS encoding 50S ribosomal protein L31e has product MADIERIYTIPLTDARKVPRWKRAESAARKVRAYLAKHLKTDLKEVKIDKTINEKLWERGSMKPPLKIRVRAVKFEAGGVQAELVQE; this is encoded by the coding sequence ATGGCAGACATTGAAAGGATATATACAATCCCGCTTACGGATGCAAGGAAAGTTCCGCGCTGGAAGAGAGCAGAGAGCGCGGCCAGAAAGGTGAGGGCATATCTTGCAAAGCACCTTAAGACCGACCTGAAAGAAGTAAAGATCGATAAAACTATCAACGAGAAGCTCTGGGAGAGAGGCTCCATGAAACCGCCATTAAAGATCCGCGTGAGAGCGGTCAAATTCGAGGCAGGCGGAGTTCAGGCAGAACTCGTCCAGGAATAA
- a CDS encoding translation initiation factor IF-6 produces MERRLNISGTPVLGVFATCTEEFVFIPKEIPPETAEELEKSLGVKAISTLVGGSAIIGSLMRGNSNGVIAAGFILEREIRAIRKHTKAARLSGELNAAGNLILANDTSALVHPDISDKAVGVIKRTLGVDVQRGTIGGLKTVGMAGIATNKGVLVHPKVTPAEIGMLEKLFDLPVDIGTVNFGSPLVGSGLLANSKGYVAGEDTTGPEISRIEDTLGFE; encoded by the coding sequence TTGGAGCGCAGACTTAATATTTCAGGTACCCCTGTGCTGGGTGTGTTCGCGACCTGCACAGAGGAATTTGTTTTTATCCCAAAAGAGATCCCTCCTGAAACAGCAGAAGAACTGGAAAAATCCCTTGGTGTGAAGGCAATAAGCACTCTGGTGGGTGGGAGCGCTATCATAGGTTCGCTGATGCGCGGTAATTCAAATGGCGTGATAGCAGCGGGTTTCATTCTTGAAAGGGAAATACGGGCTATCAGGAAACATACGAAAGCTGCGCGTTTATCCGGGGAATTGAATGCTGCGGGAAACCTCATTCTTGCCAATGATACATCGGCGCTGGTGCATCCAGATATTTCTGATAAAGCTGTAGGGGTGATCAAAAGGACATTGGGCGTTGATGTCCAGAGGGGCACTATCGGGGGCCTGAAGACTGTTGGCATGGCAGGCATAGCCACGAACAAAGGGGTTCTTGTCCATCCAAAAGTCACCCCAGCCGAGATCGGTATGCTTGAGAAGCTTTTCGACCTCCCGGTTGACATAGGCACGGTCAACTTTGGCTCGCCACTTGTGGGTTCGGGTCTTCTTGCAAACAGCAAGGGCTATGTGGCCGGGGAGGATACGACGGGTCCAGAGATCAGTCGAATAGAGGATACGCTGGGGTTTGAATAA
- a CDS encoding TIGR04084 family radical SAM/SPASM domain-containing protein has translation MHYHIILTKNCNLNCNYCGGGSDEEPKEIQYSISDLKKFISLDKVPVIEFYGGEPLLRIEMMKKIMDAIPARYVIQTNGLLLDGVEPQYLEKIHSILISIDGTREVTDGNRGDGVYDRVMYNARIIRQKGFRGDIVARMTVPQGTDIYENVLHLAQLKAFYHIHWQLGFEMFWESGEEGDNGPGEWIRSYNAGISLLVDWWVKEMRNTHQVHGIVPFIGIMNSMLSSAPSTLRCGSGIDFFTIMPDGRISACPVSIDFDFSIIGSIFNGTPVSLCNKVLVGEPCVSCEIFMICGGRCLFVNRAQDMLRKNGYELICSTVKHLVRELDAVLPIVRDLVKNGIVETKDFDYPGLNNGCEIIP, from the coding sequence ATGCATTATCATATTATCCTGACAAAGAACTGCAATCTGAACTGCAATTATTGCGGAGGCGGGAGCGACGAAGAACCGAAGGAGATACAGTATTCTATTTCAGACCTCAAAAAATTCATATCCCTTGATAAAGTCCCAGTTATTGAGTTTTATGGCGGTGAACCGCTGCTTCGCATCGAGATGATGAAAAAGATAATGGATGCAATACCCGCGAGGTATGTTATCCAGACGAATGGCTTGCTTCTTGATGGGGTAGAGCCGCAGTATCTGGAGAAAATCCATTCGATACTGATATCGATCGACGGGACAAGGGAAGTGACGGATGGGAACAGGGGCGATGGTGTTTACGACCGTGTAATGTATAATGCAAGGATCATAAGGCAAAAAGGATTCCGGGGCGACATCGTTGCCAGGATGACAGTGCCGCAGGGTACGGATATCTATGAAAACGTGCTGCACCTTGCGCAATTGAAAGCATTCTACCATATCCACTGGCAGCTCGGGTTTGAAATGTTCTGGGAAAGTGGAGAAGAGGGGGATAATGGACCCGGGGAATGGATACGATCATATAATGCTGGCATCTCCCTGCTTGTAGATTGGTGGGTAAAAGAAATGAGAAATACCCATCAAGTTCATGGGATCGTTCCCTTCATAGGAATCATGAATTCAATGCTCAGCAGTGCCCCATCAACCCTTCGATGTGGTTCAGGTATTGATTTTTTTACGATAATGCCAGACGGAAGGATTTCGGCCTGCCCGGTCTCCATTGATTTTGATTTTTCGATAATAGGATCGATATTTAATGGGACTCCGGTCTCCCTTTGCAATAAAGTACTCGTTGGCGAACCCTGCGTATCGTGCGAAATATTCATGATCTGCGGAGGAAGGTGCCTTTTTGTTAACCGTGCCCAGGATATGCTCCGGAAAAATGGATATGAACTTATCTGCTCGACCGTGAAACATCTCGTGAGGGAACTTGATGCTGTTCTTCCCATAGTTCGGGATTTGGTCAAAAATGGAATAGTAGAAACGAAGGATTTCGATTACCCCGGGCTTAATAACGGGTGTGAGATCATCCCATGA
- a CDS encoding RNA repair domain-containing protein, whose protein sequence is MFKSKHPRPILNEIKWRFDLNKCKVYYIHRGAPEDTKIVDGGTIKKIDRAFLILEGKEQDVYIPYHRIFRIDFEGRPVYMHKKPSGDPANISHRGIDDRYEDNLKLKLAAFMEFHYEDR, encoded by the coding sequence ATGTTCAAATCAAAACATCCAAGGCCCATACTCAATGAGATCAAATGGAGATTTGACCTGAACAAATGTAAAGTCTATTATATCCACAGGGGAGCACCTGAGGATACAAAAATCGTTGATGGTGGTACTATCAAGAAAATAGATAGAGCATTCCTTATCCTTGAGGGCAAAGAGCAAGATGTGTATATTCCATATCACAGGATTTTCAGGATTGATTTCGAAGGCAGACCTGTCTATATGCATAAAAAACCTTCGGGAGATCCTGCAAATATCAGTCACCGGGGAATAGATGACCGCTATGAGGATAATTTAAAATTGAAGTTGGCGGCTTTTATGGAATTTCATTATGAAGATAGATAA
- a CDS encoding (Fe-S)-binding protein encodes MAKNKPAITLENFTPTQLMEYDACTRCGECVKYCPTYNARNKDQNIEPRDKILRWREFVTKSYGWKAKLFGPEAIPQEEIKKYTDDLYNCTTCGMCGTVCCAGIDTIELWEANRANLVKFGTGPYGKQSLFPKLIGEGHNPYLKQQKDRLAWMTPDIKIAEKSDIAYFIGCTAGYNQQVLGVSTARILNKLNVPFMVLGEDEWCCASALIRTGQQHLGDVPKQAALHNVEALKARGAKRVIFACAGCFRAAKIDWPKAYGKALPFEAIHMSQFLAEQLDAGKIKWEKSLNKTVTYHDPCHLGRHVGVFEEPRKVLKSMPGIKVVEMERNRNEQRCCGAGGGVKAGIPDLALAVAKDRMNDAKATGAEALISTCPFCRRNLLDGRDDLKMDMSVDDLVVLTANLMGLSTDVKPPAPGAPKESISDLFRTQTIPPKPPAEPKKEEPKAAPKEAPKEAPKK; translated from the coding sequence ATGGCAAAAAATAAACCCGCTATTACACTCGAAAATTTCACACCCACGCAACTGATGGAGTATGATGCCTGCACCAGATGCGGTGAATGTGTCAAATACTGTCCTACATACAACGCGAGGAATAAAGACCAGAATATAGAGCCGAGAGACAAGATCCTCCGATGGAGAGAATTTGTCACCAAGAGCTACGGATGGAAGGCGAAGCTCTTCGGACCAGAAGCGATCCCTCAAGAAGAAATCAAGAAATATACGGATGACCTTTACAACTGTACCACATGCGGCATGTGTGGAACAGTTTGCTGCGCCGGCATTGACACAATAGAACTCTGGGAAGCCAACCGCGCGAACCTTGTAAAGTTCGGAACAGGGCCTTACGGTAAACAGAGCCTTTTCCCAAAACTAATTGGAGAAGGGCATAACCCTTACCTCAAACAGCAAAAAGACCGCCTTGCCTGGATGACCCCTGACATCAAGATAGCCGAAAAATCAGATATCGCATATTTCATTGGCTGTACCGCAGGGTACAACCAGCAGGTACTTGGAGTCAGCACGGCAAGGATTTTGAACAAGCTGAATGTTCCTTTCATGGTACTTGGAGAGGATGAATGGTGCTGCGCGTCAGCGCTCATAAGAACCGGACAGCAACATCTCGGCGACGTCCCGAAGCAGGCTGCCCTGCATAATGTCGAGGCACTTAAAGCAAGAGGTGCAAAGAGAGTAATATTCGCATGTGCGGGATGCTTCAGGGCTGCGAAGATCGACTGGCCCAAAGCTTACGGGAAAGCGCTTCCCTTCGAGGCGATCCACATGTCCCAGTTCCTTGCTGAGCAGCTTGATGCCGGGAAGATAAAATGGGAAAAGAGCCTGAACAAGACGGTCACCTATCATGACCCATGCCACCTGGGAAGACATGTGGGTGTATTTGAAGAGCCTCGAAAGGTCTTAAAGAGCATGCCTGGCATCAAGGTTGTTGAGATGGAAAGGAACCGCAATGAGCAGCGGTGCTGTGGTGCAGGCGGAGGAGTGAAAGCTGGTATTCCCGACCTTGCCCTGGCAGTTGCCAAAGACCGCATGAACGATGCCAAGGCAACAGGCGCGGAAGCGTTGATCAGCACATGTCCCTTCTGCAGGCGCAACCTGCTGGACGGCCGGGATGACCTCAAGATGGATATGAGTGTGGACGACCTTGTGGTTCTCACGGCAAATCTTATGGGACTGAGCACGGATGTCAAACCTCCGGCTCCAGGTGCACCAAAAGAATCTATCAGCGACCTGTTCAGGACGCAGACCATACCACCCAAGCCGCCGGCGGAACCGAAGAAGGAAGAACCCAAGGCTGCCCCTAAGGAAGCGCCAAAGGAAGCTCCAAAGAAGTAG
- a CDS encoding MBL fold metallo-hydrolase, whose translation MFLERIISDGLTHYSYIAGDNGEAFIIDPRRDIDPYIKIAEANCCQIKFVFETHRNEDYLIGSLELEKETGCRIIHSDRLDFGYGEPVTGGDTFDIGGMNLNIIETPGHSPESLSFVLYLSQNEPWAVFTGDALFYGNVGRTDLLGREKTSECASLLFDSLHGKFLTLGDGVIIYPAHGSGSACGGSMSDVPVSTIGCERTSNPLLRMGRDEFIGVKKNEIIPLPPYFALMAEQNLYGPKLLELRKIKPVDVSMFVEAMPECSVIDTRSPLAFAGGHVRGSYNIWLYGLATFPGWILDYDKDVLLVTERPEDVELARLYLARIGFDRLRGHLCEGIWGWYSRGMPLERSGVLTASGLRENEEDMLVLDVRDSEEYAEGHIPGALNIYVGELEKKIAEIPPGRPVVAVCGSGNRAGLGASILKRQGIEKVYNLIGGMTAWKEKGYPTER comes from the coding sequence ATGTTCCTTGAGAGAATTATTTCTGATGGCCTTACCCATTATTCCTATATTGCAGGTGATAACGGCGAGGCATTCATCATTGACCCCAGGAGGGATATAGATCCGTATATCAAAATTGCCGAAGCTAATTGTTGCCAAATAAAATTTGTTTTTGAAACACACCGCAATGAAGATTATCTTATCGGCTCTCTGGAACTTGAGAAAGAGACAGGTTGCCGGATAATTCACAGCGACCGTCTTGATTTCGGGTACGGCGAGCCGGTGACAGGTGGAGATACGTTCGATATCGGCGGCATGAATTTAAACATTATTGAGACACCCGGCCATTCTCCCGAAAGTTTGAGTTTTGTGCTCTATCTTTCACAAAATGAACCATGGGCTGTCTTTACAGGAGACGCCCTCTTTTACGGCAATGTCGGGCGGACAGATCTGCTCGGAAGGGAAAAAACATCCGAATGTGCATCTCTTCTTTTCGACTCCCTGCATGGCAAGTTCCTCACCCTGGGAGATGGGGTCATTATATATCCGGCGCATGGCTCGGGCTCAGCATGCGGTGGGAGCATGTCCGATGTACCGGTAAGCACGATAGGATGTGAGCGGACTTCTAATCCGCTGCTCAGGATGGGGCGGGATGAGTTCATCGGAGTAAAAAAGAATGAGATCATCCCGCTGCCGCCGTATTTTGCACTGATGGCCGAACAGAACCTGTATGGTCCGAAGCTTCTTGAGCTGCGGAAAATAAAGCCAGTAGACGTTTCCATGTTTGTGGAGGCAATGCCTGAATGTTCTGTTATCGATACGCGCTCCCCTCTTGCCTTTGCGGGCGGGCATGTAAGGGGCTCTTACAACATCTGGCTCTATGGGCTGGCCACGTTCCCGGGCTGGATTCTTGATTATGACAAGGATGTTTTGCTCGTGACCGAGAGACCAGAGGATGTGGAACTTGCCAGATTGTACCTTGCCAGGATAGGCTTTGACAGACTGAGGGGTCATCTCTGTGAAGGCATTTGGGGCTGGTACAGCCGCGGGATGCCGCTTGAGCGAAGCGGCGTATTGACCGCAAGTGGGCTTCGTGAGAATGAAGAAGATATGCTGGTGCTGGACGTGCGTGATAGCGAAGAATATGCAGAAGGGCACATCCCGGGGGCATTGAATATCTATGTCGGAGAGCTCGAAAAAAAGATTGCTGAGATTCCCCCGGGCCGTCCCGTGGTCGCCGTTTGCGGTTCGGGAAACAGGGCAGGGCTTGGCGCAAGCATTCTGAAGCGGCAGGGGATTGAGAAGGTGTATAATCTGATAGGGGGCATGACAGCATGGAAGGAAAAAGGGTATCCGACAGAGCGCTAG
- the thsA gene encoding thermosome subunit alpha, whose protein sequence is MSGQLSGQPIIILDREKTRTQGKEALGFNITAAKAISDAVRTTLGPKGMDKMLVNPVGDMVITNDGATILREMDIKHPAAKMMVEIARTQEDKAGDGTTSAVVLAGELLNKARTLTEQNVHPTTITRGYSLASIKALEILDEMAIDATDEVLENIARTALTGKSADLALEPLVQLCVKVAQSIKESGKVNVKENINIIRQRGGTIKDTKFIHGLVIDKARAHKNMPKRVENAKIAILDTGIEVEKTKATSKIQISSPEMISEARLEESKLVEEKVEMLARSGANVVFTEKGIDDIGMHYLIKKGIFAVRRCKDEEIKKLVKATGARVVSKVDGVEEEDLGRADVVEERGVGNYRMVHVEGCANPKAVSILIFSGAEHVAEEVERALDDALRVVGDVIEDGKIVAGGGSPEMELAMKLRDYATTLSSREQLAVLMYADALEEIPKGIAENAGLDAINILADLRNLHSEGKRTAGLNVFTGQADDMLELGIIEPLRVKTQIIKSATDAANMILRIDDILMAKETGMMDVKPEHTADYYDGIQAPSIEED, encoded by the coding sequence ATGTCAGGACAATTATCAGGCCAGCCTATTATTATATTGGACAGGGAAAAAACACGGACCCAGGGGAAAGAAGCTCTCGGGTTCAACATCACAGCCGCAAAGGCGATATCGGATGCGGTCAGGACTACACTTGGCCCTAAAGGCATGGACAAGATGCTTGTAAACCCTGTGGGGGATATGGTAATAACCAACGATGGGGCGACCATCCTGCGGGAGATGGACATAAAACACCCTGCGGCCAAAATGATGGTAGAGATCGCACGGACACAGGAAGACAAAGCGGGCGATGGCACGACGAGCGCGGTGGTTCTTGCTGGAGAACTCCTCAACAAGGCAAGAACACTGACCGAACAGAATGTCCATCCCACAACAATCACGAGGGGTTACAGCCTTGCTTCAATCAAGGCGCTCGAGATCCTGGATGAAATGGCAATTGACGCTACGGACGAGGTACTTGAAAATATAGCAAGAACGGCGCTCACAGGAAAAAGCGCAGACCTCGCACTGGAACCGCTGGTCCAGTTATGCGTGAAAGTTGCCCAGTCGATCAAAGAGAGCGGGAAGGTCAACGTAAAGGAAAACATTAATATCATACGCCAGCGCGGCGGCACCATAAAGGATACCAAATTTATCCACGGGCTTGTGATCGACAAGGCGAGGGCGCACAAGAACATGCCCAAGAGAGTCGAGAATGCAAAGATCGCGATACTTGACACGGGCATCGAGGTTGAAAAAACAAAAGCGACATCAAAAATCCAGATTTCCTCGCCAGAGATGATATCTGAGGCAAGACTGGAGGAGAGCAAGCTTGTAGAGGAAAAAGTCGAAATGCTTGCTAGAAGTGGCGCCAATGTAGTTTTCACAGAAAAAGGCATAGATGATATCGGCATGCACTACCTTATTAAGAAAGGTATTTTCGCAGTCCGAAGATGCAAGGACGAGGAGATCAAGAAACTCGTGAAAGCAACGGGAGCGCGCGTGGTCTCAAAGGTTGACGGGGTCGAAGAGGAAGACCTCGGCCGGGCAGATGTAGTAGAGGAACGCGGCGTTGGCAATTACAGAATGGTCCATGTCGAAGGATGCGCGAATCCCAAAGCAGTATCCATCCTTATTTTCAGCGGGGCCGAACATGTTGCTGAAGAAGTTGAGCGTGCGCTGGATGACGCACTGCGCGTTGTGGGCGATGTGATAGAGGACGGAAAGATCGTTGCAGGGGGCGGCTCGCCAGAAATGGAGCTTGCGATGAAGCTTCGCGACTATGCGACCACACTTTCCAGCAGGGAGCAGCTTGCAGTTTTAATGTATGCGGATGCCCTGGAGGAAATACCAAAGGGCATTGCAGAAAACGCTGGTCTTGATGCGATCAACATCCTGGCGGATTTAAGGAACTTGCACAGTGAAGGCAAGAGAACTGCTGGCCTGAATGTGTTCACCGGACAAGCAGATGATATGCTTGAGTTAGGGATCATCGAACCTCTGCGTGTAAAGACGCAGATAATAAAGTCCGCCACCGATGCAGCCAACATGATACTTCGCATTGATGATATCCTGATGGCAAAAGAAACAGGCATGATGGATGTCAAGCCCGAGCATACTGCGGATTATTACGATGGGATACAGGCCCCGAGTATTGAAGAAGACTGA
- the grpE gene encoding nucleotide exchange factor GrpE, with protein sequence MNKEGKKEKETQEEEKEAKIEEIEVPETLEEKLIKELETTKKQLEEEKDRCLRLNAEFDNLRKRTQKEKEEFIKYANEKLILELIDVMEALERGLENAKKSKNRDKLIEGMELIYKQFKNILEKNGLSPIKAIGEKFDHDKHEAMMQTPTDECEEGMVLEEFARGYMLNNKVIRYSKVRVSKKKESEVSEVS encoded by the coding sequence TTGAATAAGGAAGGCAAGAAAGAGAAGGAAACGCAAGAAGAGGAAAAAGAGGCCAAGATTGAAGAAATCGAAGTCCCGGAGACCCTGGAAGAAAAACTCATAAAAGAATTAGAGACAACCAAAAAACAGCTTGAAGAAGAAAAAGATAGATGCCTCCGTCTTAACGCTGAGTTTGATAATTTAAGGAAAAGAACTCAAAAAGAGAAGGAAGAGTTCATAAAGTATGCAAACGAGAAGCTAATATTGGAGCTGATAGATGTAATGGAAGCTCTTGAACGGGGGTTGGAGAATGCAAAGAAATCCAAAAATAGGGATAAACTAATTGAAGGTATGGAACTGATTTACAAGCAATTCAAAAACATTCTTGAAAAAAATGGTCTCTCCCCGATCAAAGCTATAGGGGAAAAATTCGACCACGATAAACATGAAGCCATGATGCAGACTCCCACGGATGAATGTGAGGAAGGTATGGTCCTCGAAGAGTTTGCACGGGGCTATATGCTGAATAACAAGGTCATTCGTTATTCTAAAGTAAGGGTATCGAAGAAGAAAGAATCTGAAGTTAGTGAGGTGAGTTAA